Below is a window of Herminiimonas arsenicoxydans DNA.
AACGTCGTCGCACCTATGCACTTCAACTGGCCATTCGACAGAGCCGGCTTGAGCAAATTGGATGCGTCCAGCGTGCCGCCCGATGCAGAACCGGCACCGATGATGGTGTGGATTTCATCAATGAAAAGAATCCCGTTAGGATTGTCTTTCAGCTGTTTTAACACCGCTTTCAAGCGCTGCTCAAAGTCGCCGCGATACTTCGTGCCGGCCAGCAGCGCGCCCATATCCAGCGAATAAACGACCGCGTTTTGCAATACCTCCGGAACCTCGCCTTGCGTGATGCGCCATGCAAGGCCTTCCGCAATCGCGGTCTTGCCTACGCCTGCCTCACCTACCAGCAATGGATTGTTCTTGCGGCGACGGCACAAGGTTTGAATCACACGCTCGACTTCACCTTCGCGTCCGATCAGGGGATCGATCTTGCCTTCGGTAGCGAGCTTGTTCAGATTCTGTGTGAACTGGTCCAGTGCGCTTTCTTTTTGCTGACCATCTGCAGAAGGCGCGTCTTCCGCACCTTCAGAGCTTTTCTGCACATCGATCTGCTGATCCTTGCGCACGCCGTGGGAAATGAAATTCACCACGTCGAGACGCGTCACGCCCTGCTGGTGCAAATAATAAACGGCATGCGAATCCTTCTCGCCGAAAATGGCAACCAGCACATTCGCACCGGTCACTTCTTTCTTGCCGTTAGAAGCAGATTGGACGTGCATGATCGCACGCTGAATCACGCGCTGAAAACCAAGTGTAGGTTGGGTATCGACTTCTGCCGCGCCAGGTACCGTAGGGGTATTGTCGCCTATGAAATTAGTCAGCGTTTTCCGCAGATCATCGATGTTGACCGCACAGGCACGCAATACTTCGGCTGCTGAAGGATTATCCAGCAAGGCCAGGAGCAGGTGCTCGACGGTAATGAATTCATGGCGCGCCTGTCTCGCTTCGACAAACGCCATATGCAAACTGACTTCTAATTCCTGCGCAATCATACTTCCTCCATCACGCACTGCAGGGGGTGCCCTGCTTTTCGGGCGTGGTTCAAAACCAGCTCAACTTTCGTAGACGCAATATCCTTCGGATACACGCCACAAATACCCTTTCCGTCGCGGTGAACCATGAGCATGATTTGCGTTGCTGTCTCACGATCTTTACTAAAGTATTCCTGAAGAATCATCACGACGAATTCCATCGGCGTGTAATCATCGTTCAGCAATAACACCTGATACATAGACGGCGGCTTGAGTTTTTGCTCTTGCCGCATAAGGACCGTACCATCATCATGCTTAATTGCCATAGGTCTATTCTAATACGTTCGACCGTGTGCACAATGCCCAGAAGAACAGGGATACAAATTAAATTTAATCTTACGCGTTTTCTTCTGAAGACGCAGATGACGATCAAACACAGGAATTCAAGAGCATGTGTTTTAAGCTCATCAAATAAACATACAACAGCGCCGCCAAAAATCTTGACTTTTATATTTTTTGCGTAAAGAATGAATCTTATTGACATGCTTGACAACATTAGCTGTCAATATGAAGTGAGCAGGTTTTAGGAGGGGCAACGGTAGTCGAGGCTTCTTTCTTTTGCGGCTCGTGTGATTAAGTCTATATAGAAAGACGCTTTTTATGGCAACAGGTACAGTCAAGTGGTTCAACGATTCTAAAGGCTTCGGCTTTATCACTCCGGATGACGGCGGTGAAGATTTGTTTGCACACTTTTCAGCAATCCAGATGAACGGCTTCAAGACTCTCAAAGAAGGTCAAAAAGTCCAGTTCGAAGTCACGCAAGGCCCTAAAGGCAAGCAAGCTTCCAACATTCAAGCTCCTTGATTCAAGGAGCTTCATGAAAAACCCCGCTCAGGCGGGGTTTTTTTATTGCCAAAAAAATAAAAACTGGCGCCAGCAGGCTTAGAGCACTACTGTCAGCGGATCAAAGCGGCAATTCCTTGCATTTACAGCATATTGGCGCTCATTTCATGAGCCGAATCCGGACGCCGAGACTTTTGGCCTGCGATCTGCATTCAATCCCTCACTCAGCCCGATTTGCAAAGCCAAGGCCTGCCATGCAGATCGACACGCCGGTTTTGATATCGCATCTTGCAAAATCTCTTTAAGATTCCACCTCATCACCGTTCGCTTCATTTGGCGAACCCGCACTTTCGACCCAACCATCAACCATGTCTCTGATTCTGTTCAACAAGCCCTTCCAGGTGATGTGCCAATTCTCACCGCACCCGACACGCGCATCGCTGGCCGATTATCTGGACATTCCAGATATTTATCCAGCCGGACGGCTGGATGCAGACAGTGAAGGTTTATTGTTACTGACGGATGACGGCAAACTGCAGCATGCGATCAGCCATCCCGATCACAAACAGACAAAAACATATCTGGCGCAGGTGGAAGGCATTCCACACACTGAAGCACTGGCGCGATTGCGCGCGCCGCTGAATCTGGGCGATTTCATTACCCAAGGTTGTGAGGTAAAGCGGGTTCAGGAACCCGATTGGCTATGGCCGCGCAATCCGCCGATACGCGAACGCGCCCAAGTACCGACCAGCTGGCTCGCCATAACACTGGCGGAAGGCAAAAACCGGCAGGTGCGCCGCATGACTGGCGCGGTTGGCCTACCCACCTTGCGACTGATACGGATTGCGATCGGCCCGATTTCCCTGCAGTCGCATCCGCTATTGCCCGGTCAATGGCGCGAAGTGTCTGCGGCAGAGTTGAGGCTTTAAGATATTCAGGATCAGGCGCCATGCCGCTGAGCGCCGGTTTTTAAGGCACACAAACGCCTGCTTCATTTTTTCCATTACACTCGTGCTGCATCCCGACCACTTACCCAGACATTACTCATGAATACATCCCTTTCCACTTGCGCTGCAGCTCTCGCTCTGGCCGCCATGTTTTCTACCGGCCCGGCATCGGCGCAGCCGGGCCAGAAATTTCCGGTTATTCCCCTCACTGCCGGCATGCATGTAATCAAGGCCGAAGTGGTCGCTACCGAAGCCGAACGCCAGCAAGGTTTGATGTTTCGCGAAAGCATGGCGCAAAATGAAGGGATGGTTTTTCTCTTCGGTGCGCCGGCTGGTGTTTGCATGTGGATGAAGAACACTCTGATCCCGCTCTCCGTCGCCTTTATTGACGACGACGGCAAGATCGTGAACATAGAGAATATGAAACCGCACAGCCTGGAGTCGCACTGCTCGAAAAAACCGGTGCGTTATGCGCTGGAAATGAACGAAGGCTGGTTCAAGCAAAAAAACATCAAGCCAGGCAGCACGATTGATGGCTTGCCGAAAGGAAGATAAACAGCCGGAAGCGCAGACTCTTGCAACAGTATGCTCTCAGAACAACGGCGCAAATAATAAAAACCCCGCATGATGCAAATCATGCGGGGTTTTTATTACTGATCGCTGCAATTGCTACAGCGACAAGAAATTTGCTTAAGCCAGCGCTTTCAAAGCAGCTGCGAGGCGGCTTTTATGACGCGCTGCCTTGTTTTTGTGGATGATCTTTTTGTCGGCGATACGATCGATCGTCGAAACAGAAGCCAGGAAAACCTGAGCTGCTGCAGTTTTGTCGCCAGCTTCGATTGCTTTGCGAACTGCCTTAACTGCGGTGCGCAAGGTCGAACGCTGGCTCGAATTATGAGCGTTTTGTTTGACTGCTTGACGAGCGCGTTTGCGTGCTTGTGCGGTATTTGCCATGAATATTATTTCCTAAAACAGGGTCGACGCGCATTCGCAAACACGCATTAGTGAGACAGAATTCTGTGAAGCCTCGGATTATAGCGACATTTTGCGAATCAGGCAAATAGATGCTGATCAACTTCCGGGCTTGTTGAAACAAGTGGCGCCAATGCAACTAACCTTATTGTAAAGGCGGGATATCTTCACTGCCAATTTTGCATTTAAAAACGCATGCCGGCACTGCGCCCTTGCCTTTAAGCAAACATGCAATCCGTGTCGGGCAGGAGGCTCCCTCTCGAAATCCGGCTGCCATCGTTGGCTGCCGACCAGCTATAATCCCGCTCCATGAACTTGCACAAAACGCTCGCGGCAGTATCCGGCATGACGATGGTTTCTCGTGTGACAGGATTGATACGCGAGATCCTGTTTGCCCGTGCATTTGGCGCATCCGCCTATACCGATGCGTTCAATATTGCCTTCCGTATCCCCAATCTGCTGCGTCGCCTGTTTGCCGAGGGAGCCTTTTCGCAGGCTTTCGTGCCGATTCTGGCGGAATACAAAAGCCAGAAAGGTGAGGAGGCGACTAAAAGCCTGGTCGATCACGTCGCCACTGTTTTGATATGGACGATGCTGCTGACATGCGTAATCGGCATCGCCGCTTCACCTGTCATCGTCTATCTGATTGCAACCGGGCTCAAGGCCGACGCCACCATATTCGATACCTCGGTCTGGATGACGCGCGTGATGTTCCCTTACATCGGCTTCATGTCATTTGTGGCCCTCAGTGGCGGCATTCTGAATACCTGGCGCGAATTCAAGATTCCCGCATTCACTCCCGTTCTGCTGAATTTGTCATTCATCCTCGCGACGCTTTTTCTCGCGCCTTACCTGCATACGCCTATTTATGCGATGGCGATTGGCGTCGTGGTCGGCGGCATTCTGCAAATGGTAATCCAGATTCCCGCATTGATGAAAATCGGCATGCTGCCGCGCATTTCAAAAAATCCGTTCGCCAGCCTGGGCGATGCCGGCGTGCGCAAAGTTTTGCGCAAAATGGGGCCCGCAGTATTTGCCGTCTCGGCAGCGCAAATCAGTTTGATGATCAACACCAATATTGCCTCGCGACTGGAAAGCGGCAGCGTGTCCTGGCTCTCGTACGCCGATCGATTGATGGAGTTTCCTACCGCGCTGCTAGGCGTGGCGCTGGGGACTATCCTGCTGCCCAGCCTGTCGAAGGCTAATTTCGAGGGCAAGACGGCAGAGTATTCATCGCTGCTGGATTGGGGCTTGCGCCTGACTTTCCTGCTCGCCCTGCCTTGCGCAGTCGGTCTGGCAACGATTTCCGAACCATTGACGGCAACGCTGTTTCATTACGGAAAATTCGATGCACAATCTGTTGCCATGACGTCCAGAGCGCTGATTGCATACGGCGTCGGCCTGATCGGCCTGATTCTGGTCAAGATTCTTGCACCCGGATTTTATGCGCAACAAAATATCAAAACCCCGGTCAAAATTGCGATAGGTGTGTTGATTGCCACACAATTAATGAATCTGATTTTTGTGCCGTGGATTGCGCATGCAGGGCTGGCGCTGTCGATCGGTTTGGGTGCATGCTTGAATGCAGGTTTCCTGTACTGGGGATTGAAACGGCGCGGAATTTATTCGGCCTTGCCCGGTTGGCGCACCTTCTTCATTCGGCTGGTGGGCGCACTGTTCCTGATGGCAGGCGTTGCCTTATGGACGTCCGGGCATTTCGACTGGGTGGCATTGCGTGCATCTCCGTTACTGCGCGTAGGCGCATTGCTGGCGGTGTTGGCGGCATGCGGCATCAGCTATTTCGGCTCCTTGCTGGCCATGGGATTTCGCTTTCGTGATTTCAAGCGGATAGCACACTGATCGCAACAACCTGAACGCGCATCTGCACGTTCGCAGCATCCTCGCTATGATGGAGGCATATGACGATCAAAACTCTCGAATACTTTTCCACGCTGGTGCAGCAGGACGACAGCATCCCTTTGTTTGAAGCTGCGTTGGCGATTGCACAGGATGCCGAACCCGGCCTCGATCTGGCGGCACTGGAAGAAGAAGTCGATACGCTGGCCGCCAAACTCAAGCAGCGTTTGCCGGACGATGCGTCGCATCTGCAAAAGCTGCGCATGCTGAATCATTATTTTTACAATGAGCTCGGCTTCAGCGGCAACGTCAACGACTACTACAATCCCGACAACAGCTACCTGCATCGCGTGCTCAGCACGCGACGCGGGATTCCGATTTCGCTCGCCATTCTCTACATGGAACTGGCGCAACAGATCGATCTGGAAGTTCAGGGCGTCTCTTTCCCCGGCCATTTCCTGATGAAGCTGTCTGTGCAATCAGGCCAGGTGGTACTCGATCCGTTCAATGGCTCTAGCCTGTCGCGCGAAGAGCTGGAAGAACGCGTCGAACCTTATATCCTGGAGCAGGATTTCCCGGATGATTTTCAGTTCAATGCCTATCTCGACGCGGCCAGCCCGCGCGACATTCTGGTACGCATGCTGCGCAATCTGAAACTGCTGTTCATGCAGCAGGAGCACTGGCAGCGTTTGCTGGAAGTGCAGGAAAGATTGTTGATTTTGCTGCCGCGTGACATTACCGAGCGGCGCGATCGTGGTCTGGCGTATGCCAATCTGGAATGTCCGCAAGCTGCCTTGCAGGATATAGAAGCGTATCTGGAGCAACGTCCGTACGCGATGGATGCAGCGGAACTGCGCGCCAGATTACCTGATTTGAAAGATGCAATCGGACGCTTGAACTAGATTGCCGTCCCTGCCCAGGCAGGAACGGCAATTGCACGCATTACGCTTTCGCGCGTGCCTCTATGGTTTCCCATTTCTCCAGTGCTTCCAGCAACAAGCCATCAATTTCTGCAAAACGCTGGTTCAGGCGTTTTGCTTCATCTGCCTGCCTGGTATAGATGCTGGCATCGGCCAGTTTTTCGGTAATGGCTTTTTGCTCTTCTTCCAGTTGTGCAATCAGAACAGGCAACGCATCCATCTCGCGCTGCTCCTTGTAGCTCAGCTTTTTCTGTTTGGTCACTGGGGCAGCAACTTCGGTTTTCACTTCAACCTTGCCTGTGCCTTTAGGCGAACCCGCTGGAATCGCAGCAGGACGGACACGCTCCCAATCGCTATAGCCGCCGATATACTCGCGCCACAAGCCATTGCCTTCTGCAACGATCACTTGCGTGACCACGTTGTCGAGGAAGGTACGGTCATGGCTGACCAGGAACACGGTGCCTTCGTAATCTTCCAGCAGTTCTTCCAGCAGTTCCAGCGTATCGATATCCAGATCGTTGGTCGGCTCATCGAGCACCAGTACGTTGGCCGGTTTGGCAAACAGGCGGGCCAGCAGCAGACGATTGCGTTCGCCGCCGGACAATGACTTGACCGGCGAACGCGCACGCTCCGGCGCAAACAGGAAGTCGTTCAGATACGTCATCACGTGCTTGCGCTGACCGTTGATCTCGACCCAGTCGCTGCCCGGCGCGATGGTGTCGGCCAGACTCATTTCTTCATTCAACTGCGCGCGCATCTGATCGAAGTACGCGATCTGCAATTTGGTGCCCTGCTTGACCGTGCCTGAATCCGGTTCTTCTTCACCCAGAATCATTTTCAGCAATGTTGTTTTGCCGGCACCGTTCAAACCGATCAAACCGACTTTGTCACCGCGCAAAATCGTCGCGCTAAAATCCTTGACGATCACCTTGTCGCCATACACCTTGTTGATATTCTCCATCTCGGCCACGATCTTGCCGGAACGATCACCGGACGACACATCCAGCTTGACCTGACCTTGCTGATCGCGCCGCGCGCTGCGCGACAGACGCAATGCTTCCAGACGACGCACGCGGCCCTCGTCACGCGTACGACGCGCCTGCACGCCCTTGCGTATCCAGACCTCTTCCTGCGCGAGGAATTTGTCGAACTTGGCGTTCTCGACCTCTTCGATTTCCAGCTGCTCAGCCTTGCGCACTTGATACGCAGAGAAGTTGCCGGGGAAAGACAGCAAACGACCGCGATCCAGTTCAATGATGCGCGTCGCCACGTTATCCAGGAAGCTGCGATCATGGGTAATGAACAGCACGCTACCCTTGTAGTCGCGCAGCAAACCTTCAAGCCACAGTATCGATGTGAAATCCAGATGGTTGGTCGGTTCATCGAGCAGCAACACGTCAGGGGCACTCACCAGTGCACGTGCCAGCGCAACGCGCTTTTGCATCCCGCCGGACAAGGTTCCCATCAGGGAATCCTTGACCAGATTCAAGCGATCCAATGTCGCCTCAACCTTGTGATTCAAATTCCATGCATCGGCCGCGTCCAGCTTGACCTGAATGTCGTGCATTCGCTCCATCAGGGCATCGTCGTCATCGCCGCCAAACTGGCCGGTCAGCGCATCGTATTCCGTCAGCAAGACCTGCATATCGCCCATGCCGGACGCGACTGCGTCATACACGGACGTCTCAGGCGAGAAGTGCGGCTCCTGCTCAACGTAGGCGATCTTGATACCCTGCTGCATGACAAACAGACCGTCATCCAGCTTCGACGTGCCGGCGATAATTTTCAGCAAAGACGATTTACCGGTGCCGTTACGGCCGATCAAGCCCACGCGCTCGGTGGCTTCCAGAGAGAATTCCGCTTTATCGAGCAACGGGACGTGGCCGAACGCGAGCTGCGCGTTCGAAAGGGAGATAACTGCCATAAATGCCTGAGGATGTGAGGTCTGCGTGCGATTGCAGGCGACCAATTAAAAAGAGTAAATCGAAAATGAAGTCCGCATTGTACCGATAGCGGCAGCTATCCTGCCATTCTTTGCACTTTCGTCAGCTATAATCCCGTGCGGAAGTAAGCAACATGCCTTGCTTTCGCGCGTCTCGCCGTAGTTCAATGGATAGAACGAGTGCCTCCTAAGCGCTAGATACAGGTCCGATTCCTGTCGGCGGGACCAAATACCCAAGTCATAGTCCTTTACACAAATGCAGCCCTTGCTTTTGTGCCTTTCCGGAATTTTCATTCAAACTGCCTCGCAACGCTCTCCATTGCGCCTGTCTGAACGAGTCACATCTTGCATTCCCCTCTTCAAGCGCTCAAACGAGGGCATGACAAGAAGTTAATTTCTTATAAAAAAGATAATTAACTTTAAAGGCAATTGTCACACTAATCACATCAAATATCTGCAGTTGCTTGCAATTTCGATGCCAACCATGTTTTAATGTGAAATGATTTCAACTGAAATCATTTCACATGGAATCGAGTAGGCTGTCTGTATCGCCCTACCCGCTTTGCATCCCGTTGCGTCAGCAATCGGCCGATGTCCACGTTTTCCTCAGCCATGAGCACAACTCAACCGTCTTGCGACTCCGCAACGATGCGTTTGTGAGGAAACACTCGCTACGGCGCACTTCTTAGTCAGAACGTGCCGTCCGGTTTTAAAAAACGAGAATAAAAGGAAAATATATGACGATTCGCATTGGAATCATTGGCGCTGGACCGAGTGGATTGGCGCAGCTGCGCGCCTTTGAGTCCGCCCTATCCCGCAGCAAGCACGACGTAGAACTCGTCTGTTTTGAGAAACGCTCGAATTGGGGCGGTTTGTGGAACTACAGCTGGCGTACCGGCCTCGATGAACACGGCGAACCTGTACATGGCAGCATGTATCGCTATCTGTGGTCCAACGGTCCGAAGGAAGCGCTGGAGTTTGCCGATTACTCCTTCGACCAGCATTTCGGTCGTCCCATTCCATCCTATCCACCGCGTGCCGTATTATTTGACTACATACAAGGCCGCATGGAACGCAACAATCTGCGTCAGTACATACGCTTCAACACCGTCACGCGCTGGGTCAATTTTGATGAAAACACCCAGACTTTTGAAGTGGCGGTCGAAGACTTGAGCAAGCAGCATACCTACACCGAAACCTTTGACTATCTGGTCGTCGCCACCGGCCATTTCTCGACACCGCATGTGCCTTACTTTAAAGGTTTGGATACCTTCCCCGGTGCCGTCATGCATGCGCATGATTTCCGTGGCGCCGATCAGTTCAAGGGCAAGGATTTATTGCTCGTCGGCGGCAGCTATTCGGCCGAAGACATCGGCGTGCAATGCTACAAACACGGCGCGCGCTCTGTCACCATCAGCTATCGCTCCGCTCCGCTCGGTTTCAAGTGGCCACAAGGCATACGTGAAGTGCCATTGGTAACGCGCTTTGAAGGCAAGACTGCCCACTTCCAGGATGGCACGCATAAAAATGTGGACGCTGTTGTACTGTGTACCGGATATCAGCACAAATACCCATTCCTGCCGGAAGAGTTGCGCCTGAAATCGCACAATCGCCTATATCCGCGCGGTTTGTACAAAGGCGTCGTGTGGAAGAACAATCCACGCCTGTTCTATCTCGGCATGCAGGACCAGTACTACACCTTCAATATGTTCGACGCACAAGCCTGGTACACGCGCGACATCATGCTCGGACACACCGCATTGCCCGATATGGCTGGCATGAAGGCCGATATTCAGGACTGGGGCCGGCGCGAAGATGCCGTGGACAATTCCTGTGATGCCGTGGATTTTCAAACCGCCTATGTGCGTGACTTGATGGATCGCACCGACTACCCCGGCTTTGAAGCCGAACAGGTTGCCGAACTGTTGAAGCAATGGCTGCGCGACAAGCAGGAGAGCATACTCACCTATCGCGACAAACCGTTCCGCTCTGTTGTCACCGGCACGATGGCGCCGGTACACCATACAGCCTGGATTGATGAGCTGGATGACAGCCTGGAGCGCTTCCTTGATCCGCATATCAATCAGGACAACGAAGTAAACGCCACGCTATAAAGCGTAGCGCCGACAAAAATGGCGACAAGCAAGTTTGTCGCCATTTTTGCATCTCTCCTGAACACATTCCTGAGCCCGCTTGCCCGGCTCGCGGGCTGCACACGCAGACATCTGATCGCAACTTTTTCTTTGCAAAACGGAAAACCGAAATTCAGTGCGCTACCGCACTGAACATTCCCGTATTTCTCATTACCCTCATTTTGTCCGTCATAGAATACCAACAAATGGAGTCATCATGAATAGCAATACAACCATTACTGCAATTGCACTTTCTTCCGTATTTATCCTCGCCGGCTGTGCAGGGCCGTATAACAACGATCCTGGAGCAAATCAGTATCCGCAATCACAAAACCAGATGTCCAATGCCCCTGCCTATAATTCCGCATATGGCGTGGTCGATTCAATTCAGGTCGTCCAGCAAAGTACTGGTAACAACGGCATCGGAGCCGGTGCAGTAGTTGGCGGCGTGGTTGGTGGCGTGCTGGGCAATCAAATCGGCAGCGGTTCGGGCCGTACTGCAGCAACTGCGGTAGGTGTGGTTGGCGGCGCGTTGGTCGGCAACCAGATCCAAAGGAACAATCAGCAGGTACGGGACACTTATCAAGTCGGCATCCGTCTCGATAACGGTGCATATCAAACGATGCTGCTCGACAGCGTAGGTGATTTGCGCGTAGGTAATCGCGTACGCATTGAAAACAATCGCCTCTTCCGTTATTGATTCTGCAGGCAGCTGCAGCACTGGTCGAATCCCGCTCAGTATCTGGTGAGCACGTCGTAAAAAAGCCGCTACATGCAAATGCAGCGGCTTTTTTACAAGCCTTGTCGAAAAACCAGATTCAGCATCAAACGCATCCGGTTCCTCTAAGTACCTTCCAACACTCGCCTTCCCGCTGTCAAGGATCATGGTTCATAGGTCACGCCCGGTTTGCTGTTTCGATGATGACAATGGACACTTGCGTGGATCGCAGACTTTCCCCCTACCACCCCAAGCGGCTATTCATCCCTTCAAAGAGCCGTCATGTTCGACGCCTCAGTTCTTTTCGCATCAGTGCATTCTCAAGGGTTACACCGCGACAGATCGGAAACCCTCGCTGCACCACATGAAAACCGTGGAGCACAAAGAAGGGTTCAGCAGTCTTACTTACATCCGACGTAAGTTCATCAATACCAATCAAGCTGGCTTCTTCATGAATACGGTTCATTAGCAGGCTGCCTATTCCCTGACGGGGATGAGAACCTGACACAAAGAAGTGATCGATGTAACCGTTCGACTGAACGTCGGCGTAAGCAACTATTTCACCGTCAGCTTCCACTACAAACGGGCTGATATCTCTAACATGATTCTCCCAGAGCTTCGGATCAAGGTCAGCCGGAGCCCACGCCTCTATTTGCTCGCGGGTGTAATCGCGTGATGCGATTACATGAATGGCCGAGAAGAAGACGCGAAACAACGCAGGCTCATCGCCAGTTTTGAACCGTCGGATTTCCATGCATTCCTCGCAAGGTATCAATCTAAACCGGGAGTTTGTCACATCCGCCAGGCAAGGGAAATGTTCACTTTGAGCCGTAATCGGACTTCCAGTTTACGACGCCCTGCCCGCGATGCCGGACGTTCGCCGTCGGTGGCTGCTGTCTAGAAGCGGCGATACCTTCAGCACTCACTCTTCAGCGTTATCAGGCCGGGGCATTTTGTGATTGCGATATAAAACAACGCCAACCATACTATTTTTTGTGCAGAGAAAAACGAATCGTATAATCAGGCATTGTTACCATGAAATGTTGCGTAGAAACGCTATTCAATAGGTTGGCCGAATGATCACCGAAGAACAAATACAGGCATTGCAGTCGGAAATGGAGGCGAATGGTGAAAACCAGGCCCAGATGGCTTATCGCATCCTGGAAGAAATGATCGTCACACTCAAGCTCCCGCCGGGCAGCAAGATATCGGAGAAAGCGCTGAACCGCTCTCTGGGATTCGGTCGCACACCGTTGCGGGAAGCATTGCAACGTCTGGCAATTGAGGGGAGTGTAAAAATTCTGCCGCGTTCGGGCGTGATCGTTTCGGAAATCGATCTGGCCGATCAGTTGAACATGATAGAAGTGCGGCGCGAACTGGAAAAAATCATCGCCGGCCGCGCTGCGCGCCTTGCGATGGAAGACCAGCGACGTGTATTTTCGAAACTGGCAGAAGACTTCGACCGCGCCGCAGAAGAAAACGACAGCACCATTTTCATCGAAACAGACAGGGAATTCAACGCCTTGAGCATCGCGACCGCACAAAACAAATACGTTGCCTATGCAATCGGACCGATCGAAGCGCAAACCCGCCGCTTCTGGTATCTGCACTTCAAACGCTTTGGCGATTTGTCTCGTGTTACCAAGCTGCATGCACATATTGCACGCGCCATTGCCGCCAACGACGAAGCTGCCGCACGCGACGCCTCGGATCGTCTGATTGATTACGTGGAAGAATATACAAGGAAGACGCTGCAGTTCATGGGCGGCATGTAAGACCGCATCCGGCAAAAAAAAACACGCTGCGGCATGACATCACCACAGCGTGCTCAAGAGCGACTTACCCCAACAATTCCTACTTAAAACCCTGCAACCGTGCCGTTACTGCGCGGATCGGCTCCGCCAGCAAATACTCCCGATGGATCGCGCACAATCGCACCAGCATGGCCGACCAGTTCATCGAATTCGCCCAGCACGTCGACGTCATGTCCCAGTGAACGCAGGCGACGGATGAGACCGTCGGTAAAGCGACTTTCCACTTTCAGCGACTCAGAGCTTTGCCCCCAGGTACGGCCGAGCAACCAGCGTGGTGCAGTAACCGCCTGTTGCACCGCCTGGTTGAACACCGCGTAACGGGTAAATACCGCTGCCTGCGTTTGCGGCTGACCGTCGCCACCCATCGTGCCGTACACCATCGTGCGGCCGTCTTTAAAGCGCGCCAATGCGGGATTGAGCGTGTGGAACGGTTTCTTGCCCGGCTCCAGTGAATTGATATTGTTTGGATCCAGCGAGAACGAACAACCGCGGTTTTGC
It encodes the following:
- a CDS encoding Virulence factor MviN homolog (Evidence 2b : Function of strongly homologous gene; PubMedId : 11274131; Product type cp : cell process), which produces MNLHKTLAAVSGMTMVSRVTGLIREILFARAFGASAYTDAFNIAFRIPNLLRRLFAEGAFSQAFVPILAEYKSQKGEEATKSLVDHVATVLIWTMLLTCVIGIAASPVIVYLIATGLKADATIFDTSVWMTRVMFPYIGFMSFVALSGGILNTWREFKIPAFTPVLLNLSFILATLFLAPYLHTPIYAMAIGVVVGGILQMVIQIPALMKIGMLPRISKNPFASLGDAGVRKVLRKMGPAVFAVSAAQISLMINTNIASRLESGSVSWLSYADRLMEFPTALLGVALGTILLPSLSKANFEGKTAEYSSLLDWGLRLTFLLALPCAVGLATISEPLTATLFHYGKFDAQSVAMTSRALIAYGVGLIGLILVKILAPGFYAQQNIKTPVKIAIGVLIATQLMNLIFVPWIAHAGLALSIGLGACLNAGFLYWGLKRRGIYSALPGWRTFFIRLVGALFLMAGVALWTSGHFDWVALRASPLLRVGALLAVLAACGISYFGSLLAMGFRFRDFKRIAH
- a CDS encoding Conserved hypothetical protein (Evidence 4 : Homologs of previously reported genes of unknown function), with translation MLHFFHYTRAASRPLTQTLLMNTSLSTCAAALALAAMFSTGPASAQPGQKFPVIPLTAGMHVIKAEVVATEAERQQGLMFRESMAQNEGMVFLFGAPAGVCMWMKNTLIPLSVAFIDDDGKIVNIENMKPHSLESHCSKKPVRYALEMNEGWFKQKNIKPGSTIDGLPKGR
- the rpsT gene encoding 30S ribosomal subunit protein S20 (Evidence 2a : Function of homologous gene experimentally demonstrated in an other organism; PubMedId : 2429258; Product type s : structure), whose product is MANTAQARKRARQAVKQNAHNSSQRSTLRTAVKAVRKAIEAGDKTAAAQVFLASVSTIDRIADKKIIHKNKAARHKSRLAAALKALA
- the clpS gene encoding ATP-dependent Clp protease adaptor protein ClpS (Evidence 2a : Function of homologous gene experimentally demonstrated in an other organism; PubMedId : 11931773, 12426582; Product type r : regulator), with product MAIKHDDGTVLMRQEQKLKPPSMYQVLLLNDDYTPMEFVVMILQEYFSKDRETATQIMLMVHRDGKGICGVYPKDIASTKVELVLNHARKAGHPLQCVMEEV
- the cspD2 gene encoding Cold shock-like protein CspD (CSP-D) (Evidence 2b : Function of strongly homologous gene; PubMedId : 21160192, 94293754, 97405911, 1622933, 2186030, 9868784; Product type r : regulator), which translates into the protein MATGTVKWFNDSKGFGFITPDDGGEDLFAHFSAIQMNGFKTLKEGQKVQFEVTQGPKGKQASNIQAP
- the rluE gene encoding Ribosomal large subunit pseudouridine synthase E (rRNA-uridine isomerase E) (rRNA pseudouridylate synthase E) (Evidence 2a : Function of homologous gene experimentally demonstrated in an other organism; PubMedId : 21577312; Product type e : enzyme) produces the protein MSLILFNKPFQVMCQFSPHPTRASLADYLDIPDIYPAGRLDADSEGLLLLTDDGKLQHAISHPDHKQTKTYLAQVEGIPHTEALARLRAPLNLGDFITQGCEVKRVQEPDWLWPRNPPIRERAQVPTSWLAITLAEGKNRQVRRMTGAVGLPTLRLIRIAIGPISLQSHPLLPGQWREVSAAELRL